A section of the Flavobacteriales bacterium genome encodes:
- a CDS encoding DUF1015 domain-containing protein, with amino-acid sequence MLHLRPFRAWRPIPEKAHRVGSRSYVAYSPDQLAAKLDGNPYTFLHVIHPDQGRDAHLPRAERHRRVQLKFKAFCDLGYLRRDAEPCLYVYEQTNRGVASLGLIAGVSVADYRQGLIKVHEQTLTAREALFTDYLDATGINAEPVLLAAPDDGGLEYLLSPITRTTADSDFVTGDGVRHRMWAVADPTWRHAVQELFATLPALYIADGHHRLASSARLAEQSGATDVDPKAWCLAYVLPHTHLHLFNFDRAVTTLNGLSPEAFLQALKRVGRVERVDAPGTVHGVVCVRTKLGWHALHLPPAPTGAAPADHLDPARLSELVLGPILGIHDLRTDPHIHFVPGTHGTAELEQLVDSGTMEAAFHLQPVSFEELKAVADSGGTMPPKSTYIEPKLRSGLTVYSLEDV; translated from the coding sequence ATGCTGCATCTGCGTCCGTTCCGGGCCTGGCGGCCCATTCCCGAGAAGGCGCACCGCGTGGGAAGCCGCAGCTATGTGGCCTACTCGCCGGACCAGCTGGCGGCCAAGCTGGACGGGAACCCCTACACCTTCCTGCACGTCATCCACCCCGACCAGGGCCGCGATGCGCACCTGCCCCGGGCCGAGCGCCACCGCCGGGTGCAGCTCAAGTTCAAGGCCTTCTGCGACCTGGGCTACCTGCGCCGCGACGCGGAGCCCTGCCTCTACGTGTACGAGCAGACCAACCGGGGCGTGGCCTCCCTTGGCCTCATCGCCGGGGTGAGCGTGGCCGACTACCGGCAGGGCCTCATCAAGGTGCACGAGCAGACCCTCACCGCCCGCGAGGCCTTGTTCACCGACTACCTGGACGCCACCGGCATCAATGCCGAACCCGTGCTGTTGGCCGCTCCCGACGATGGCGGGCTGGAGTACCTGCTGTCGCCCATCACGCGCACCACGGCGGACAGCGACTTCGTGACGGGCGACGGCGTGCGTCACCGCATGTGGGCCGTGGCCGACCCCACCTGGCGCCACGCCGTGCAGGAGCTCTTCGCCACGCTGCCGGCCCTGTACATCGCCGACGGCCACCATCGCCTGGCCAGCAGCGCGCGGCTGGCCGAGCAGAGCGGCGCCACCGACGTGGACCCCAAGGCCTGGTGCCTGGCCTACGTGCTGCCGCACACGCACCTGCACCTCTTCAACTTCGACCGGGCGGTGACCACCTTAAACGGCCTGAGCCCCGAAGCCTTCCTGCAGGCCCTGAAGCGGGTGGGGCGGGTGGAACGCGTGGACGCCCCCGGCACCGTGCACGGGGTGGTCTGCGTGCGGACCAAGCTCGGCTGGCACGCGCTGCACCTGCCGCCCGCGCCCACCGGGGCCGCACCGGCCGACCACCTGGACCCCGCCCGGCTGAGCGAGCTGGTCCTCGGCCCCATCCTGGGCATCCACGACCTGCGCACCGACCCGCACATCCACTTCGTGCCCGGCACGCACGGCACCGCCGAACTGGAACAGCTGGTGGACAGCGGTACCATGGAGGCCGCGTTCCATCTGCAGCCGGTGAGCTTCGAGGAGCTGAAGGCCGTGGCCGACAGCGGCGGCACCATGCCGCCCAAGAGCACCTACATCGAGCCGAAGCTCCGCAGCGGCCTCACCGTGTACTCCCTGGAGGACGTCTGA
- a CDS encoding DUF2442 domain-containing protein: MLDQGRLEFPLDSFKLLAKASQAQLSRYELLPDGAGVEWPDLDEHLSLRGFLLSSMGHILRQSGPSGQKRRTKAVA; the protein is encoded by the coding sequence ATGCTGGACCAAGGGCGCTTGGAGTTCCCCTTGGATAGTTTCAAGCTGCTGGCGAAAGCAAGCCAGGCCCAGTTGAGCCGATACGAACTGCTCCCGGATGGGGCCGGTGTGGAATGGCCTGATCTGGATGAGCATCTCAGCCTGCGAGGCTTTCTGTTGAGCAGCATGGGCCATATACTTCGCCAGTCCGGGCCATCCGGTCAGAAGCGCCGCACGAAAGCCGTGGCTTGA
- a CDS encoding DUF2442 domain-containing protein — MEKGLRITEVAVANRAVVLRLNNGSVFAEPLDGIHALGDATPKQLQQCEVFAGGVGITWPKLDVHLSLKGFLTNMVRNEIIRRLTVEPKPGARGSGKVRRRVEA, encoded by the coding sequence ATGGAGAAAGGCCTGCGGATCACGGAGGTGGCGGTCGCGAATCGTGCCGTGGTCCTGCGGCTCAACAACGGCTCGGTGTTCGCCGAACCGTTGGATGGCATCCATGCACTGGGCGATGCCACTCCCAAGCAATTGCAGCAGTGCGAGGTCTTTGCTGGTGGTGTGGGCATCACTTGGCCCAAGCTCGATGTCCACTTGTCGTTGAAAGGCTTCCTCACGAACATGGTCCGCAACGAGATCATCCGACGCTTGACGGTCGAACCCAAGCCTGGGGCACGTGGCTCCGGAAAGGTGCGTCGCAGGGTCGAGGCCTGA
- a CDS encoding WG repeat-containing protein, protein MRTLTLVLPLLAATVAQGQRYIAQVKPTGQELWGYLSSTGEMVVPPTYKSCFRFNESGYAAVNDPATKNGGFINTKGERMATEVPAFQLISSFGGGDVQGFSCGLAPVKVGELWGFMNTQGKLAIQPVYDKVDAFESCLSTVMKGKKLFILTAEGKETPVADAGILDVKSFTDGLAPFKTKDKLHGFMNGEQQVVIPAAYMSVGYFSGGLAWAKDKSEKVGFIDKQGKWVIEPKFDAAKEMDPTSGLARVKSGEVWYYVDRTGREVRPSGATGLGDFSEGLAEAKQGELTGFLGPDGSWAIPPKFQGARAFKNGFAAAKQGELWGYINTKGDWVIEPKFDTVKDMEKVP, encoded by the coding sequence ATGCGCACCCTCACCCTCGTTCTTCCCCTGCTGGCGGCCACTGTGGCTCAGGGCCAGCGCTACATCGCCCAGGTGAAACCCACCGGTCAGGAGCTTTGGGGCTACCTGAGCAGCACGGGTGAGATGGTGGTGCCGCCCACCTACAAGAGCTGCTTCCGCTTCAACGAGAGCGGGTACGCGGCGGTGAACGACCCGGCCACCAAGAACGGAGGCTTCATCAACACCAAGGGTGAACGGATGGCCACCGAGGTGCCGGCCTTCCAGCTCATCAGCAGCTTCGGCGGTGGCGATGTGCAGGGCTTCAGCTGCGGGCTGGCGCCGGTGAAAGTGGGCGAGCTGTGGGGCTTCATGAACACCCAGGGCAAGCTGGCCATCCAGCCCGTGTACGACAAGGTGGACGCCTTCGAGAGCTGCCTCAGCACGGTGATGAAGGGCAAGAAGCTCTTCATCCTCACGGCCGAGGGCAAGGAAACGCCCGTGGCCGATGCCGGCATCCTGGACGTGAAGAGCTTCACGGATGGGCTGGCGCCCTTCAAGACCAAGGACAAGCTGCACGGCTTCATGAACGGCGAGCAGCAGGTGGTGATCCCGGCCGCGTACATGTCGGTGGGTTATTTCAGCGGCGGGCTGGCCTGGGCGAAGGACAAGAGCGAGAAGGTGGGCTTCATCGACAAGCAGGGCAAGTGGGTGATCGAGCCCAAGTTCGACGCGGCCAAGGAGATGGACCCCACCAGCGGCCTGGCGCGGGTGAAGAGCGGCGAGGTGTGGTACTATGTGGACCGCACGGGCAGGGAGGTGCGCCCCAGCGGCGCCACGGGCCTGGGCGACTTCAGTGAGGGGCTGGCCGAGGCCAAGCAGGGCGAGCTCACCGGCTTCCTGGGCCCCGATGGCTCTTGGGCCATCCCGCCGAAGTTCCAAGGTGCCCGCGCCTTCAAGAACGGCTTCGCCGCCGCCAAGCAAGGCGAGCTCTGGGGATACATCAACACCAAGGGCGACTGGGTGATCGAACCCAAGTTCGACACCGTGAAGGACATGGAGAAGGTGCCGTGA
- a CDS encoding SAM-dependent chlorinase/fluorinase, whose amino-acid sequence MAIITLTTDMGVKDHYVAVVKGSILGQAPGVTIVDISHQITPFDNAQAAFVLRNAFPAFPAGTVHLIGIDPEAGPQTPHVVAAHDGHWFVGADNGIFSLLFDGRPQAVHTLRMVTDAADATFPLRGVLARAACHLAQGGAIEAIADPRAGVRQQLGFVPALDQESIRGVVIHVDAYGNVVTNIHRDHFAAMVQDRPFRITFGRSQHDITALHRTYGEVPQGERVAFFGASGLLEIAVNKGVEGGGGGAARLFGLHVQDPVRVELKDVVRQRAAS is encoded by the coding sequence ATGGCGATCATCACCCTCACCACGGACATGGGCGTGAAGGACCACTACGTGGCGGTGGTCAAGGGCAGCATCCTGGGCCAGGCGCCCGGGGTGACGATCGTGGACATCAGCCACCAGATCACGCCCTTCGACAACGCGCAGGCGGCCTTTGTGCTGCGCAACGCGTTCCCGGCCTTTCCGGCGGGCACCGTGCACCTGATCGGCATCGACCCGGAGGCCGGGCCGCAGACGCCCCACGTGGTGGCGGCGCACGACGGGCACTGGTTCGTGGGGGCGGACAACGGCATCTTCAGCCTGCTGTTCGATGGTCGTCCGCAGGCGGTGCATACGCTGCGGATGGTGACGGACGCAGCCGATGCCACCTTCCCGTTGCGGGGGGTGCTGGCGCGGGCGGCGTGCCACCTGGCGCAGGGCGGGGCCATCGAGGCCATCGCCGACCCGCGTGCGGGGGTGCGGCAGCAGCTGGGCTTCGTGCCAGCGCTGGACCAGGAGAGCATCCGCGGCGTGGTGATCCATGTGGACGCTTACGGCAACGTGGTCACCAACATCCACCGCGACCACTTCGCGGCGATGGTGCAGGACCGGCCCTTCCGCATCACCTTCGGCCGCTCGCAGCACGACATCACGGCGCTGCACCGCACCTACGGCGAGGTGCCGCAGGGCGAGCGGGTGGCCTTCTTCGGGGCCAGCGGCCTGCTGGAGATCGCGGTGAACAAGGGCGTGGAGGGCGGTGGCGGCGGCGCGGCGCGGCTCTTCGGCCTGCATGTGCAGGACCCCGTGCGCGTGGAGCTGAAGGACGTGGTGCGGCAACGGGCGGCGTCATGA
- a CDS encoding PhoH family protein: MGELSIQVTAVDPIAVFGANDQHLRIIRSFFPKLNLVARGDTLKVIGNDEDISVFAERFDQLVEHVGRYNELPRKVLDDIMGGAPDSEPSAEDADVLVHGNAGLRVKARTRNQQRLVEAVRTHDMVFAVGPAGTGKTYTAVALAVRALKEKQVRRIILTRPAVEAGENLGFLPGDLREKLDPYLQPLYDALKDMIPAGRLAEHLETGVIQIAPLAFMRGRTLDHAFVILDEAQNATLPQLKMFLTRMGRNAKFVITGDLTQVDLPKHSPSGLDKGIGLLRGVEGIAIIELDEKDVIRHELVTKVLGAFKDLEQRDQPDRTP; encoded by the coding sequence GTGGGCGAACTCTCCATCCAAGTGACGGCGGTGGACCCGATCGCGGTCTTCGGCGCCAACGACCAGCACCTGCGCATCATCCGCAGCTTCTTCCCGAAGCTCAACCTGGTGGCGCGCGGCGACACCCTGAAGGTGATCGGCAACGACGAGGACATCAGCGTCTTCGCCGAACGCTTCGATCAGCTCGTGGAGCACGTGGGCCGCTACAACGAACTGCCGCGCAAGGTGCTGGACGACATCATGGGCGGTGCGCCGGACAGCGAGCCCAGCGCCGAGGATGCCGATGTGCTCGTGCACGGCAACGCGGGCCTCCGCGTCAAGGCCCGCACCCGCAACCAGCAGCGGCTGGTGGAGGCCGTGCGCACCCACGACATGGTGTTCGCCGTGGGCCCTGCCGGCACCGGCAAGACCTACACCGCCGTGGCCCTCGCCGTGCGCGCCCTCAAGGAGAAGCAGGTGCGCCGCATCATCCTCACCCGCCCCGCCGTGGAAGCCGGAGAGAACCTCGGCTTCCTCCCCGGCGACCTGCGCGAAAAGCTCGATCCCTACCTCCAGCCGCTCTACGACGCGCTCAAGGACATGATCCCCGCCGGTCGCCTGGCCGAGCACCTGGAGACCGGCGTCATCCAGATCGCCCCCCTGGCCTTCATGCGCGGCCGCACCCTCGACCACGCCTTCGTCATCCTCGACGAGGCCCAGAACGCCACGCTGCCCCAGCTCAAGATGTTCCTCACCCGCATGGGGCGCAACGCCAAGTTCGTCATCACCGGCGACCTCACCCAGGTGGACCTGCCCAAGCACAGCCCCAGCGGGCTGGACAAGGGGATCGGCCTGCTGCGCGGCGTGGAGGGCATCGCCATCATCGAGCTCGATGAGAAGGACGTCATCCGCCACGAACTGGTGACCAAGGTGCTCGGCGCCTTCAAGGACCTGGAGCAGCGCGACCAACCCGATCGCACGCCATGA
- a CDS encoding antibiotic biosynthesis monooxygenase, with translation MIVRLVRMSFRPGEAEGFLTLFEGWRHRIIAMPGCLHLELLRDAGDPRVFFTYSLWRSAEDLEHYRRSPVFAEVWPVVKALFDAPAQAWSCARLHHMDAKPEPA, from the coding sequence ATGATCGTGCGGTTGGTGCGCATGAGCTTCCGTCCCGGGGAGGCCGAGGGTTTCCTGACTCTGTTCGAGGGGTGGCGGCACCGCATCATCGCCATGCCGGGCTGCCTGCATCTGGAGCTGCTGCGCGACGCCGGCGATCCCCGCGTCTTCTTCACCTACAGCCTGTGGCGGTCCGCCGAAGACCTGGAACACTACCGCCGCTCCCCCGTTTTCGCCGAGGTGTGGCCGGTGGTGAAGGCCCTGTTCGACGCCCCTGCGCAGGCCTGGAGCTGCGCCCGCCTGCATCACATGGACGCCAAGCCCGAGCCCGCATGA
- a CDS encoding phosphoribosylaminoimidazolesuccinocarboxamide synthase, with amino-acid sequence MTTALAGTLMRSELRHPLITRVYRGKVRDVYTLADGRILLVASDRISAFDVVLPRGIPHKGQVLSQLSWHMLQATCPVAPNWAEASPDPNVVVGTACTTVKVEMVVRGYLAGHAWRTYQSGARTLCGAALPEGMKENDRFPDPIITPSTKAEVGHDEDITPGEILARGLCTPQEWETMQRYALALFAEGSRIAAERGLLLVDTKYEFGRTPDGRILLIDEVHTPDSSRYFYAEGYADRQARGERQKQLSKEFVREWLIAGGFMGKEGQQVPPMDDAFVHSVTDRYVELYERLTGQAFKPAPTGDIHARVQRAVETYLG; translated from the coding sequence ATGACCACCGCCCTCGCCGGGACCCTGATGCGGTCCGAGCTCCGCCACCCCCTGATCACCCGGGTGTACCGCGGCAAGGTGCGCGACGTGTACACGCTCGCCGACGGCCGCATCCTGCTCGTGGCCAGCGACCGCATCAGCGCGTTCGACGTGGTGCTGCCCCGCGGCATCCCACACAAGGGCCAGGTGCTCAGCCAGCTCAGCTGGCATATGCTCCAGGCCACCTGCCCTGTGGCGCCCAACTGGGCCGAGGCCTCGCCCGATCCCAACGTGGTCGTGGGCACCGCCTGCACCACGGTAAAGGTGGAGATGGTGGTGCGCGGTTACCTCGCCGGCCACGCCTGGCGCACCTACCAGAGCGGCGCGCGCACGCTGTGCGGGGCGGCTCTGCCGGAGGGCATGAAGGAGAACGACCGCTTCCCCGATCCCATCATCACGCCCAGCACCAAGGCCGAAGTGGGACACGATGAGGACATCACCCCCGGCGAGATCCTGGCGCGCGGGCTGTGCACGCCGCAGGAGTGGGAGACCATGCAGCGCTACGCCCTGGCGCTCTTCGCCGAGGGCAGCCGCATCGCCGCCGAGCGCGGCCTGCTGCTGGTGGACACCAAGTACGAGTTCGGCCGCACCCCCGATGGCCGCATCCTGCTCATCGACGAGGTGCACACGCCCGACAGCAGCCGCTATTTCTACGCGGAGGGCTACGCAGACCGGCAGGCGCGGGGCGAGCGCCAGAAGCAGCTCAGCAAGGAGTTCGTGCGCGAATGGCTCATCGCCGGCGGCTTCATGGGCAAGGAGGGCCAGCAGGTGCCCCCCATGGACGATGCCTTCGTGCACAGCGTCACCGACCGCTACGTGGAGCTCTACGAACGCCTCACCGGCCAGGCTTTCAAGCCCGCGCCCACCGGGGACATCCATGCCCGGGTGCAGCGGGCCGTGGAGACCTACCTGGGCTGA
- a CDS encoding fatty acid desaturase produces MVKLGPITDPTYTAPVSWNALDRFFLRYIRDERDLPFIHLSLKITFSLIPLGVLLYLPFVKGWWWVLVAVAYQYVNNVTFKGPFGLMLHCTSHRPLFKKEYEFLNHYIPWVLAPFFGHSPETYFAHHVGMHHAENNLEDDDSTTMPYRRDSVRGFAHYFGRFLFAGIYHLAAYFFMKKRKRLLYRAVRGELLFIAFCTALCFVNWPATVVVFIIPFVLFRMVAMMGNWAQHAFLRAEDPANSYWNSITCINTKYNHKCWNDGYHISHHIKPSMHWTEHPTYFQKTLAQYAERDAIVFDGIHFLHVFFWLMAKRYDLLAKHYVDLHGRYRTDAEVAEMLRGRTRPIPFASQLVAA; encoded by the coding sequence ATGGTCAAGCTTGGACCGATCACCGACCCCACGTACACCGCACCAGTGTCCTGGAACGCCCTGGACCGCTTCTTTCTGCGCTACATCCGCGATGAGCGGGACCTCCCCTTCATCCACCTCTCGCTGAAGATCACCTTCTCGCTGATCCCCCTGGGCGTGCTGCTGTACCTGCCCTTCGTCAAGGGCTGGTGGTGGGTGCTGGTGGCGGTGGCCTACCAATACGTCAACAACGTCACGTTCAAAGGCCCCTTCGGCCTGATGCTGCATTGCACCAGCCACCGGCCGCTCTTCAAGAAGGAGTACGAGTTCCTCAACCACTACATCCCCTGGGTGCTGGCGCCCTTCTTCGGCCACTCGCCGGAGACCTACTTCGCGCACCACGTGGGCATGCACCATGCGGAGAACAACCTGGAGGACGACGACAGCACCACCATGCCGTACCGCCGCGACTCGGTCAGGGGCTTCGCGCACTACTTCGGCCGCTTCCTCTTCGCGGGCATCTACCACCTGGCGGCCTACTTCTTCATGAAGAAGCGCAAGCGCCTGCTGTACCGGGCGGTGCGGGGCGAGCTGCTCTTCATCGCCTTCTGCACGGCGCTCTGTTTCGTGAACTGGCCCGCCACGGTGGTGGTCTTCATCATCCCCTTCGTGCTGTTCCGCATGGTGGCCATGATGGGCAACTGGGCGCAGCACGCCTTCCTGCGCGCGGAGGACCCCGCCAACAGCTACTGGAACAGCATCACCTGCATCAACACGAAGTACAACCACAAGTGCTGGAACGACGGCTACCACATCAGCCACCACATCAAGCCCAGCATGCACTGGACGGAGCATCCCACGTACTTCCAGAAGACGCTGGCGCAGTATGCGGAGCGGGATGCGATCGTGTTCGACGGCATCCACTTCCTGCACGTCTTCTTCTGGCTGATGGCCAAGCGCTACGACCTGCTGGCGAAGCACTACGTGGACCTGCACGGGCGCTACCGCACGGATGCGGAGGTGGCCGAAATGCTGCGGGGCCGCACACGCCCCATCCCCTTCGCGAGCCAGCTGGTGGCCGCCTAG
- a CDS encoding DUF4160 domain-containing protein → MAPKAIKPDVEGYAFYFWSEEGAEPPHVHVNKGDGHAKWWLLPEPVEVYSYGFKKQERKRIYELINTHHGTIIKAWNSHFKRQ, encoded by the coding sequence ATGGCACCCAAGGCGATCAAACCTGACGTTGAGGGCTATGCGTTCTATTTCTGGAGTGAGGAAGGGGCCGAGCCGCCGCATGTGCATGTCAATAAGGGCGATGGGCATGCCAAGTGGTGGCTGCTTCCCGAACCTGTGGAGGTCTATTCCTACGGGTTCAAGAAACAGGAGAGGAAGCGGATCTACGAGTTGATCAATACGCACCATGGAACGATCATCAAAGCCTGGAACTCGCACTTCAAGCGCCAGTGA
- a CDS encoding YggS family pyridoxal phosphate-dependent enzyme: MAPTLAERYHAVKAGLRPGVTLVAVSKTRTVDEIRALYELGQRDFGENYPQELREKTPQLPGDIRWHFIGHLQRSNVKHVVPLVHLIHGVDSARLAEEIDKRAAAVGRTIDILLQVHIAQEETKHGLSPDELHEAVRSWPWSTWPHLRVRGLMGMASNTDDRDQVRGEFEGLKRLFDAVAGADARSPGVFDTLSMGMSGDAGLAQAAGSTLVRIGTALFGPR; the protein is encoded by the coding sequence ATGGCCCCCACCCTCGCCGAACGCTACCACGCTGTGAAGGCCGGTCTGCGGCCCGGAGTGACGCTGGTGGCCGTGAGCAAGACGCGCACGGTGGACGAGATCCGGGCCCTCTACGAGCTGGGGCAGCGCGACTTCGGCGAGAACTATCCGCAGGAGCTGCGCGAGAAGACCCCGCAGCTGCCGGGCGACATCCGATGGCACTTCATCGGCCACCTGCAGCGCAGCAACGTGAAGCATGTGGTGCCATTGGTGCACCTGATCCACGGGGTGGACAGTGCGCGGTTGGCGGAGGAGATCGACAAGCGCGCGGCCGCCGTGGGCCGCACCATCGACATCCTGCTGCAGGTGCACATCGCGCAGGAAGAGACCAAGCACGGGCTGTCACCGGACGAACTGCACGAAGCGGTGCGGAGCTGGCCGTGGTCCACGTGGCCGCACCTGCGGGTCCGCGGGCTGATGGGCATGGCCAGCAACACGGACGATCGCGACCAGGTGCGCGGTGAGTTCGAGGGCCTCAAGCGGCTGTTCGACGCGGTGGCCGGTGCCGACGCCCGGTCGCCAGGCGTTTTCGACACGTTGAGCATGGGCATGAGCGGCGATGCCGGGCTGGCCCAGGCCGCGGGCAGCACCCTGGTGCGCATCGGCACGGCCCTCTTCGGTCCGCGGTAG
- a CDS encoding DUF2147 domain-containing protein, with product MRTLLLTLTLAVLPLATVTAQAPADAGDRLIGVWEPSHGKARVKIEKIGSKYYGKIVWLREPNDPVTGTPKVDKNNPDEALRTVPLRGFRLLKDFVYTDNDEWAEGTIYDPENGSTYNCVIALKDANTLDIRGYIGVKALGRTDVWKRLQAK from the coding sequence ATGAGGACCCTTCTGCTCACCCTGACCCTGGCGGTGCTGCCGCTGGCCACCGTCACCGCCCAAGCCCCGGCCGATGCCGGCGACCGCCTGATCGGCGTGTGGGAGCCCAGCCACGGCAAGGCCCGCGTGAAGATCGAGAAGATCGGCAGCAAGTACTACGGCAAGATCGTCTGGCTCCGCGAGCCCAACGACCCGGTGACCGGAACGCCCAAGGTGGACAAGAACAACCCGGACGAGGCCTTGCGCACCGTGCCTTTGCGCGGGTTCCGCCTGCTGAAGGACTTCGTGTACACCGACAATGACGAGTGGGCGGAGGGCACGATCTACGACCCCGAGAACGGCAGCACGTACAACTGCGTCATCGCCCTGAAGGACGCCAACACGCTGGACATCCGCGGCTACATCGGGGTGAAGGCCCTGGGCCGGACGGACGTGTGGAAACGGCTGCAGGCCAAGTGA
- a CDS encoding D-2-hydroxyacid dehydrogenase — protein MRIHANDGIDTAAKSRLQEEGFTVTTDHVPQDRLQTFLNEEKVDILLVRSATKVRQDLIDACPGLKLIGRGGVGLDNIDVAHAKAKGIPVINTPASSSISVAELVMAHLFGLMRNLHEGNRRMPTEGRTRFKELKKACEKGSEVRGRTLGIVGFGRIGQWTARYALGCGMRVIYVDNRSTVEAIEMEIGGQTLRVPVKMVTMDELLVQSDAISLHVPAQKDGQPVLGAAELARVKPGVVIVNTARGGSVDEDALLAAVREGRVKGAALDVFTNEPEPREDLLHEPRFSLSPHIGAATAEAQGRVGAELAELILHWRDSVQVA, from the coding sequence ATGCGCATCCACGCCAACGACGGCATCGACACCGCCGCCAAGAGCCGCCTTCAGGAGGAAGGCTTCACCGTCACCACCGACCACGTTCCCCAGGACCGGCTGCAGACCTTCCTCAACGAGGAGAAGGTGGACATCCTGCTTGTCCGCAGCGCCACCAAGGTGCGGCAGGACCTCATCGACGCCTGTCCGGGGCTGAAGCTCATCGGACGCGGCGGGGTGGGACTGGACAACATCGACGTGGCGCACGCGAAGGCCAAGGGCATCCCGGTGATCAACACGCCGGCGTCCTCGTCCATCTCCGTGGCCGAGCTGGTGATGGCGCACCTCTTCGGACTGATGCGCAACCTGCACGAGGGCAACAGGCGCATGCCGACCGAGGGCCGCACGCGGTTCAAGGAGCTGAAGAAGGCCTGCGAGAAGGGCAGCGAGGTGCGCGGCCGTACGCTGGGCATCGTCGGGTTCGGCCGCATCGGGCAGTGGACGGCCCGCTATGCCCTGGGATGCGGCATGCGGGTGATCTACGTGGACAATCGGTCCACCGTGGAGGCCATCGAGATGGAGATCGGTGGGCAGACCCTGCGGGTGCCGGTGAAGATGGTGACGATGGACGAGCTGCTGGTCCAATCCGATGCGATCAGCCTCCATGTGCCGGCCCAGAAGGACGGACAGCCCGTGCTGGGCGCCGCGGAGCTGGCGCGCGTGAAGCCCGGCGTGGTGATCGTGAACACCGCCCGCGGCGGAAGCGTGGACGAGGATGCCCTGCTGGCGGCAGTGAGGGAGGGCCGTGTGAAGGGCGCCGCCCTGGACGTGTTCACCAACGAGCCCGAGCCGCGGGAGGACCTGCTGCACGAGCCCCGGTTCAGCTTGAGCCCGCACATCGGCGCCGCCACCGCCGAGGCCCAGGGCCGCGTGGGTGCCGAGCTGGCCGAGCTGATCCTGCACTGGCGGGACAGTGTGCAGGTCGCCTGA
- the serC gene encoding 3-phosphoserine/phosphohydroxythreonine transaminase — protein sequence MKTTVTPKVHNYSAGPCILPQEVFEQAAQAVLDFEGSGLSILEISHRSKPFEAVMAKAQALVKELLGAPDHYQVVFLGGGASLGFHMVPLNYMKAGGKAAYVNTGEWATRAIKESRLVGDTVVVASSEDRNFSYIPKGFEVPADADYLHFTSNNTIFGTQFKQFPKSPVPLVCDMSSDIFSRPVNVADFALIYGGAQKNMGPAGTTVYLFDPGQLGHTSRKLSPMLDLKNHGAKESMYNTPPVYAVYVSMLTLEWMKKVGGVAAIERRNAAKAGQLYGAIDRLAPVFKGTTAVEDRSVMNATFVLGDPAQEPAFDALWKEAGISGLRGHRSVGGYRASMYNALPIESVQVLVDVMDHFAKKNG from the coding sequence ATGAAGACCACTGTGACACCCAAGGTCCACAACTACAGCGCAGGCCCCTGCATTCTGCCGCAGGAGGTCTTCGAACAGGCCGCCCAGGCCGTGCTCGACTTCGAGGGCAGCGGGCTCAGCATCCTGGAGATCAGCCACCGCAGCAAGCCCTTCGAGGCCGTGATGGCCAAGGCGCAGGCCCTGGTGAAGGAACTGCTCGGCGCGCCCGACCACTATCAGGTGGTGTTCCTGGGCGGGGGGGCCAGCCTCGGCTTCCACATGGTGCCGCTCAACTACATGAAGGCGGGCGGCAAGGCGGCCTACGTCAACACCGGCGAGTGGGCCACCCGCGCCATCAAGGAGAGCAGGCTGGTGGGCGACACGGTGGTGGTGGCCAGCAGCGAGGACAGGAACTTCAGCTACATCCCCAAGGGCTTCGAGGTTCCTGCTGACGCGGACTACCTCCACTTCACGAGCAACAACACCATCTTCGGCACGCAGTTCAAGCAGTTCCCGAAGAGCCCCGTGCCGCTGGTCTGCGACATGAGCAGCGACATCTTCAGCCGGCCGGTGAACGTGGCCGACTTCGCCCTCATCTATGGCGGTGCGCAGAAGAACATGGGCCCGGCGGGTACCACGGTGTACCTCTTCGACCCCGGACAGCTGGGCCACACGAGCCGCAAGCTGAGCCCCATGCTCGACCTGAAGAACCACGGGGCCAAGGAGAGCATGTACAACACCCCGCCGGTGTACGCCGTGTACGTGAGCATGCTCACCCTCGAGTGGATGAAGAAGGTGGGCGGTGTGGCCGCGATCGAGCGCCGCAACGCCGCCAAAGCCGGCCAGCTGTACGGCGCCATCGACCGTCTGGCCCCGGTGTTCAAGGGCACCACGGCCGTGGAGGACCGCAGCGTGATGAACGCCACCTTCGTGCTGGGCGACCCGGCGCAGGAGCCTGCGTTCGACGCGCTGTGGAAAGAGGCCGGCATCAGCGGTCTGCGGGGCCACCGCAGCGTGGGCGGCTACCGCGCCAGCATGTACAACGCGCTCCCCATCGAGAGCGTGCAGGTGCTGGTGGACGTGATGGACCATTTCGCGAAGAAGAACGGATAA